The window GTATCATGTCCTCTGCATACGGGACGGTTTTGCCTCTTTCCTGCCGCCAAGTTGCATCCTtgtttcttgtctgattgctatgACTGGACTCCAGTAGTATGCTGAACACAAATGCTGAGAGTGGGCGTCCTTGTCTTGTCCCAGAGTTTCagaaaggctttcagctttttttctttgagtACTGTGTTGACTGTGCTTGTcctaaatagcttttattatgttgagatgtcTTCCCTCTGTACTCACTTTGGTGAGTTTTTgtgatgaatggatgttgaattttatcaatgCTTTCCCTGAACCTATTAAGATGACCatgttcttttgtcttttctcttgttGACGTGGTGATTCACatggattgatttgcatatgttgaattATCCCTGTGACCCTGGTATGAATCCAAgctgatcatggtgtgtgattcCTTTTGTGTGTTGTTGAATTCGGTTAGCTAATATTTTGTTGTGCATTTTGCGTGTATTTTCATAAACAGCTTTGTtctgtaacttttcttttttggttgtgtCTATGTCTGGTTTAGGTATTGGGGTGActgtggcttcatagaatgactttgggagtgtttcttcctcttcaatCTCCTGAAAGAGTTTGAAGAGGGCCAGTATAAGCTCCTGTTTGTCAGTTTGGTAGAACTCCTCCATGCAGCCACCCAGCTCTGGCCTTTGGTTTGCATGGAGTTTTATTGGTATGTTATAGATTCTGTGTCACTTCCCGTAGCCGCTCTGTTCAGGCTGTCTACATCTCCTTGACTCTGGAACTGATCTTCTGCAAGGTGCCCAGAACACAGAACGGGAACGGACAGTGCCTTCTGGCAGGCTTGTGTCTCTAGAGACTCCTGCATCTCCTCTAAGTTTGCTGTCAGATTGGTGGACACAGTGGTTCTTAGTACTCTcataaatttttgtatttctgaggtatcaatttttaaaaattaattattaattagttttgtctgtgctggacttccctggtggctgagatggtaaagaatctgctgcaatgcgggagacctgggtttgatccctgggtggggaagatcccctggaggagggcagggtaacccactgcagtattctcgcctggagaatctcacggacagaggagcctggcgggctacagtgcatggggtcgcagagagtcggacacgcctgagtgaaagaggacagtgctgggtcttcctgcTGCCCAGGGGCTTTTCCCACGTTGTGCTGAGCTCAGGGCAGCTTTTCTCTTTGCTGCGGTGCCTGGGCTCCTGGTTTTGATGGCGTGTCTTGTCGCAGGGCAGGACTCTGGGCCTCCGGGCTCAGCATTTGTGGCCTGTGTGGGATCTTCTCGCAGCAGGgctggaacccacgtcccctgcattggcggctGGATTCTTacccaccaagccaccaggggaacctgGTAGCAGCTGTTGTTCCTCctgtttcatttcttattttatttatttgagtcccATGTTGTTGCCTTTTGAATTTGATGTGATGGACTGGACTCCTAcagttttatttcacttattcacCATTATGGTTGAAAACTGATCTGTCTTACTCTAGCAGTCCACCTTTGTGAATTTTTTGTATAAACTTCTGTCGCATATATAAACACCGAACCATTCATTTTGGTGAAAGTGATTTCTGTAACCTTTTCTACTGGGAACAACCCCCGTGTCCGTATTCTGCTTGCACACTCGTGGCTGTGCACGCATCTTCCTCTAGGTTATGCAAGTGTGGGCCAGcgctgtctctctccttttcactGAGAATTGCTGTCGACTCTCCAGGTTGAGTGGGGTGATGAGTACACCTGCCCGTGATGTGCTGGGATTCGTCAGAGTCAGCATTGTCGCCCCCAtctttttctcctcccctctctcacaGATGAACTAGGAGGTGGGCATCTCATCTCAGGGAACCTGGGGCATAAAACTGAGGTGGAGACCATCCTATGTGACGTGTAATGCAAAGGACACATCTGTGCGCATGGGGCCATCGGTGGGGGCTGGCTGGACCAGACTCGCTCCTGTGGGAAAGCCAGcctgctccttccttcccacccgGCCTTCAGCACATTCACCCGGGCTCCTGGAGGTTGGCCACGGAGAGCGTTTGCACCAAAGCAGACACACAGTTCACACGCCTGggctctttaagaatttattgCCTGATGAgtgtgtctgtgctgggtctgtgtGCACAGGGGTGTGTCTGGTTGTGATGAGCGGGGCTGCTCCCTCGATGACGCGTCTGGGCGTCTGCAGCACTGGGCTCTCTGGCGGCGCGCGGGCTCCAGGACGTGTCGGCCTCAGTCACTGCGGCTCACGGACTCAGCTGCTCCTTGGCACGTGGGATCCCCCAGGATCacgtattgaacctgtgtctcctgcgttggctggcagattcttcaccaccagggaatccccacatCGGCGCTCTTTACAGAACGATATATTCCTGAGCTCATTTACCAGCACAGCCCTGACCGTCACTTCAGACGCCAGGGGTCCCATCACACTGACAGTGTTTCTAGAGAAACTACACGGGTGTCATCTGACGAGGAGAGGAGGGCTGAGGGGTCCGGGGGTTCGGGGAAGAGTTCTGGATCCATCTGTTCCAGACGGGGCCCCGCTTCCACCCATTTATTCAGTTACTTAAACGACGTTCTGTTTCTGAGAAGTGATGGACGTCATTGCGCACAGCAGAGACGGCGGGCATGAACAGTGAGGCTCACGTCGTCCAGGAGAGAGGACAGAGCCTGCGGGCCTGCAGGGTGAGGAGGAGTGGGGAGTCGGGGCGTCCTCCCCGGGAGGGAGGGGGGCCCCCGTGAGCGGAGGCCGAgtcccccgccccccctccccgggACACCGGGCCTCCTCCCGCCCCCGCGGCGCGTCTCTCCCCCGGGGTCTCCGCAGACAGCGCACCCAATACGTGCGGCAGAGGCTCTTTCCGGAGCCGGAAGCTCGCGTCGGGGGCTGGGTCGCTCCGGACGGTGCTGGGGGCCTCCCGTGCTCAGCTCCCGGCCGCGTCTCGGGCTCCTCCGCGGTCGTGCCGAGCCTGGCAGAGCAGGACCCCGAGGAGCAGCAGGACCGAGGCGGCGGCGCCCATCCGGATGAGATTCTGCACCGTGTAGTCTGGAGTGAGGGCGCACAGGTCAGCGCCGGCACAGGCACCCGGAACCGGGGTGTGCTCCCAGGGCACCCGCCTCCCGGGAGAGGACGTGGCCCCGAGCCCAGCCCCTGACGGGGACGCTGTCCTCGTCCTCACTCTGGGTCTGACCGCGGTGATGGGGGAGGGTGTCAGGGGGCCAGAGGGTCCTGAAAGGAGGCTGTGGGTGGGCCGTGTCCTCCTCGGGGAGCCTCCCGGGGCCTCTCTGTCTTACTGTCTCAGACGTTCCTGCTCAGGACCCTGAGCTGACGGAGCTCAGACAGCACAGGATGGGGCCCGCCCCTGAGCGGTGGTCTGCGGGGTCCCGGGGGTGGGACCCAACCGTGGCTCCCACGGACACACCACCGCCCCCAGCAGGCGCTCGCTCAGCCCTCTACACTGCCCGCTTGACTTTGCCCGGGGGAGGAGGCGATCCCTGCAGACTCCGggggcaggatggggtgggggcgggcctGCTCCTCCCCAGACTGACCCCCCTCCCGCAGCCTCAGGCCCCTACAGCCTGTGATACCCGCGCCTTCTCTGCCCGACTCCCCGCCGGCCCTTGACGATCTGAGGGGCCTTGTCCACCCAGAGAATCTCAAAGCGCCCTGGGGTGGGCTGTCTCCCCTGAGCATAGAGCCCCGTGACTCCCCAGTTGTTGAACTCGGGCccgagggtgggggctgggcccaTGGGTCCTGGGAATGAGCCCAGGAAGGGGTGCGCCGGGCTGACCGGGGCCCCCACCTCAGTCCCCTCTGCCCTGCACGGCCCTGTGGCCTCCCCGAGACCCTCCCACTGCCCCCCTGCCCGTCCGGGACCCCAGTGCGTGAGGAAGGGGCGGGGCGCGGGCTCCCAGGCCCCTCCCTCAGGGGGCCCCTCCCTCAGCGCCCCCTCCTCCAAGACCTCCCGGGCCTCCCAGGGCACAGAGCCTCGAGCTGCTGAGTCAGACGGACAGACGGGGCTCACCTGAGACCAGGAGCGCCAGGGGCTCGCTGGGCCGGGACAGCTGGTGGGGGTCTGTGCTGAGTGCGCGGTAACACCTGTAGGTGCCCCCGTGGGCCGAGCTCACAGGACTCAAGGAGAACTCGGCCCAGAACCGCCCTCCTTGGTCCTGGGCGCGCAGACGCAGGGGGCGATGGGCTGCCCCCTCCTGGGACAGAAGGAAGGTGTCCGTCCTGTTTCCCGACTGACACAGCAGGGTCACGTTCTCCCCCGGGGCCACCGAGGGGCCCGGCCGCGCCGAGAGCGAGGGTCTGTCTCTGAGCAGTCCTGCAGAGAGGAAGGGGGTGCGGGCCCCCCTGGTTCTGAGCGAGACTCCGCGGCCTCTCTGGACCCTCAGTGCCGTCTCTGTTTCTCCgagtcccccctcccccacaccgtCTCTCTGTCCCCTGCCGGGGACCCCTCCCCCTGGTCCCAGCATCACCCCTGGGGCTCCCCGGTAGGGCCTCTGCAGAGTCTGGCCCCCGACTGACCGGCTGGCCCCTCACCTGCCACCAGGAGCTCCAGGGGGTCGCTGGGGGCCGACCACTCGGAGGAGAGGCCGTGTCCACCGTAGCATCTGTACCGGCCCCCGTGGACGGTGCCCACCGGGCCCAGGGGGAAGTCGGCCTGAGAGAGCCCCCCCTGGGCCCTCTGGGCAGGGCGCTGGGGGAGGTCCCGGCCCCCCTCCTTGGACAGAGCGAATCTGGCGTAGCCGGCGTCAGAGCGACACTGCAGGGTCAGGTTCTGTCCAGAGGTGACGACAGGGCCCCGCGGGCTCAGGAGGGACGGCTTCCCAGACAGCCCTGGGGAGAGACGGGGCCGGGTCGTTGGGACCGCGTCCCCCGTGGACGCCCTTCCCGGCCGGGCCCCAGGCCTCGccgtctgtgtctgtgtgtctgtcctgtGAGCACCACGCTCCTCTCCCCCCCTCACAGGGGCTCCCCTGGGAGCAGAGACCCGAGTACGTTGCCTTGTCTGCACAAATGTGGGGTCAGGACGGGACTTCCTCACCTGAGACCAGGAGCTCCAGGGGGTCGCTGGGGGCCGACCACACCCAGGGGGTGTCCCTGTAAAAGCCGTAGCATCTGAACGTCCACCCGTGTCCGGGGCTCACGGGGCCCACGGGGAACAGGGCCTGGGTCTGCCTGTCAGGGCTCCACTGTCCATCCAGGGTCCGAGAGGACTCGTCTTCTCCTTCCTTGGTCAGAAGGAACCTGTTAAATCCCTGATAGGAGCCACACTGCAGGGTCACGTTCCCTCCCGAGGTCACCACAGGGCTCGGCAGGGCTGAGAGGCTGGGTTTGCCGTAGGGTCCTAGGAGAGAAGGAGGCAGCTGGATCCGTGGGGCTCCTTGCcccccagggctgggctgtgaGAGGGACACCCCTGAGAGCAGATCCCCCTCCCGAGGGCAGAGCCTGAGGCCCCCGAAGTCTCTCACCTGTCACCACCAGCTCCAGGGGGTCACTGCGCTCTGACCAGTGATATCCCCTGAGATAGTAGCACCGATAGTGCCCTGCGTGCTGCCCGGTCATCAGTGAGATGGAGAACTTGGCCTTGTCCCCGGGCTCCAGGGGTTTCTGTCCGTCCCAGGGGACTGAGATTCCCTCTTTATCCAGACGGAACTCCTGGGCCCCCAGGGTCCCCTGACACCAGATGCTCACGGGGCTCCCCCAGGGGACCACAGAGCCCGGCTCCGCCCAGATGGTGGGTTTGGGGGGGGGTCTCTGGAAGGAAATGAGAGGTGGGCTCACCAGGCGTCTCCCCCATGCCCCGACTCTCAGCCCAGGCCTCCCAGACTCCCCCTCCGTGAGCCCCGAGCTGCCGTCCCCCTCTCCGTGGCCTGGGGGTGACTCTTGACCCCACGAGAGGAGGGAGCTGGCCTTGGGGACAGACTCACCAGCCTGCACCTGGGTCCTCAGGCCCACACTCAGCCCTGGAAGAGAGAGCCCTGTAAGAGGTCTGCCCTCAGCTCTGAGCAGTGCCTCTCCTCCCCGGGAGCCTCCTGGGGTCTGGGGTCCCCTGTCGGAGCAGGCCGGCTCGGGGAGGGTCCCTCCAGTCCagggctccccctgcccctcctcatcTCACCGAGGCAGAGCagggcggggagggtgggggccatGGCGTCTCCTCCCTGAGGTCCAGGCCGTGAGGttggaggagacctgggtgccctccggacagacagacacacagggtGTGTCCTCTCCGGGGCTGGGGTTTCCTGTCACGCGGTTGTCACATCAGCGTCCCCGCAGGAAGGGGAACAGCCTCTTCTTGAAAGCCTGGCGTCGTCCCCATGACAGTACAAGTGTGTTCCTGAGACGCCCGTTTCAGATGTGGGCAAGCAGGGCATGGCCTTCCCTCTGCGCGCCTCGCCTTGGGGtctgcttcctcctctgcccGTCCATCAGCAGGTCCCCGTGGGGTCCTCACCGTGGCCGGGTCATCAGGCCCTGGAGATGCTTTGGGGAGGTTGCCGGCTCCTGCTGCCCGCAGGGCTCAGATCCCCAGAGACacattgttttaattggaggatcgtTACTTCACAGTATGGTGCTGGTTCTGCCACAGATCAACGTGGATCGGCCATATGTGTCGCGTGGCCCTCCGTCTTGAACCCCCCCACCCGTCTAGGCTGTCACGGACGCCTCTGTGAGCTCCTGAGTCACACGGCACGTCCCCCGGCGGTGTGTTTCACACGTGCTGGTGTGTGTGTTTCCAGGCTACTCTCTCTATTCctcacaccctctccttccccagtgtgtccacaagtctgtccttTATGAGGGACACACGTTGAGCGtctccctggggctcagtggaGTCCGCCTGGCCGAGAGCCCAGAGGAGACGCTCAGGGAATCAGGAAGGAAACTGACTCCTCCCCTGCCCCGGAGTGTGGCTTCCCCCCGTCACAGGCCCCCTCAGGGGCGTCTCTCTTTACCGCATCACCGTCCAGCCCGCCTTCCTGGGAACAAGCCCCCGGGGGCTTCCTGCCTCCTCGGGGCCCTGGGGTCCTTGGGCACTGTCTCGTCCGGTCTTGCCATCACCTGCAAGCTTTCGAGGGTGTTGATTGGGGCCAGAGCTCTCACTCTGGTGGGAACAGATGTTCCTATAAACGTGTGCCCGCTGCTCATGGAACCTTGAGCGGCGGTGCCCTTTCTCAGAGGAACTCTGAGGTACCTCCTCTGCATGTTGTCCGAACCCCAGCCCTCAGAGGGACTGTGGGCTCTTGCTGCCATCACCACGGTTAATTGCCAGACGAGGTGACAGGAGAGGGTGGATGTGATGGGCTGCTGGGTCAGACTGCACCCAAGGGGGCGAGTGTGGTGCCCACCCAGAGCCTCCTCTGCTCCTGATGCTGAGATGTGCCCCGGAGAGTGTTTCTGCAACACGTAACCACAgacaaatgcagaagaaaagttcCCCAAATGGAAAGGGAACCACAGCGAAGTGGGGAGAGGTTACCGGTGTGGCCTCGGCGGCGGGGATCATCTCGGGGTCAGAGGGAGGTCCACCCGTGTGGACACAGAGAGGGACCCATCCTCACAGAAACATAAAGGGAGACAAGCATGTGTATTATTTTGTAGAAGAACAGGCAGTTACTGAGAAGAGTTGAACATTTTCGACATGAACAATCCAGTAGATTCAACACGTTAAAAAAAGTCAGGCAGTCAAGACGACAGCTGAGCGGCCACATGTGACGTCGGAGTATAGCATTGAGGGAATGTTCCGGAATGCAGCAGAGAGCGCAGAAATGGCGATTCAGGAGAGGCGGGACTGTGCTGAGGGCCAGGGTGGTGTCTGTCTAAGTGTCAGAAGCGCAGAAGCTCACGACAGACAGCAGCGGCTGAAGAAAGGAATAGCGGAGCCTCCTTCCCTGAGGAGAACCGAcctggggagggctggggcaCATGTAGGTACACGTGACACCCGAGGGCGGCCCTGCTGGGCCCGTGACTGAGACTCAGCGCTCCTCACTGAGGGTTAGGGTCCATCACCGGTCAGGGGTCCAAACACGGCACCCTTCAGCCAAGGACCCCGCACCCTGCAACGGAGGCCTGTGTGCCGCAGCTAGGTCAACAAGTGGGTTAATTCACTACATATTAAAGAAAGGTAACCTTTCATATAAACTGAGAAACTGAaggttaaatttaaaaagtatttcctaCTGAATTGTACAATTTGCAACAGTTTATTCTAACTaaatttcaagtgaaaaaaaaaaaaaaatcaaggccgAGTGGACTGAGGCTCTAAAAATGTCCTGAAACTACTTCCTGTAGGAAACGCAGATCGCCATCAAGAGAATGAGCAGCCCCCGGGAGCAGACTGCCCCCTACCAAAAGGGGGCGCTAGAGGGTACTGGAGCGATGCCGTCAGGAAGACTACCCGCCCCCTGTCGGAGTGCTTACAAGGGGCGGAAGCCAGAGCTTCAAGCCGAGGACAGCCCCGGCTTCCAGGAGGTTCTGCACCGCCTCCCGCTATGGGCCGTGCCTCAGCCTCTCACCCGCCAGGTCCCGAGAGAGGAGGGCCCTGGGGGCCTGGATCCCTTAACCTTGAGAAGTGTTTTCCTCTCCTAGTACTTGAGTCACACGCTTGATTCAAAACAGGAAGTGTTCTCAAGTAAATTGATAAAAAGAGAATGAGTGTGAGAGAAGGCATTTCCAGAGGTGCACGTCCTTAGATGCTGACAGTTTTCACACGGGAAGCAATAGTCAGAGACGGCAGAGAGAGAGTGAGGTGCAACAGAGAGGAACGCGTGGCCAAATGAGCTTTGGAAATTACAGAGACGCACACTTGCACGCACAAACACACCCACACGTGTGCACAGAGACGTGCACACGCCCACACACGTGTATACGAGTACCCAGGGTTCAGTGAAGTACCGTTAGAACACTGTCTTTTctagaggaggaggagaatgcATACgtgttcagaaataaaaatgtaaaacgtATTTTAAACATGAGAGCAAGCGCCTAAAATCAGAAATGGAATAACTCCCCAGTGCCTGGTGTAATTAAGTGAGAGAAAACCCTTTCAGTTCtcctgaggtataattgacaaaaactGTATCTGTTTCACATGCACAGCTTGGCGTTCTGATTTCTGTCTACGCTGTGAAATAAGTACTGCAGTCATGCTAATTATAATGAGCGTGTCCATCAGCCCCCGCAGTTCACCGAGGTCTGTGGGTCTGGTGAGGACACGTGCGGGCTACCCTCTGAGCAGGATTGAGTCGACACCAGAGCATGGTCAGCTCTAGTCCCGTCGCTGCCCATCAGGTCTCCAGGATTACTCGCCGGCGGCCCTGAAACGTTGTTCCCCGTGACCCGCACCTCCCTGCTTACCCCTGCTCTTGGCCTCTGGAGACTACCGTTCTCTCCGTTTCTCAGAgtctgttttagattccacaggtcAGGGAGCTCCTGCTGGGTTTCCCCGCCTGTCTGCCTTACTTTATGGCATAACGTCCTCCGGCCTCACCCATGTCGTCTCAACAGGAGGGATtccctttttaaaggctgagtgaGACTCCATTGTGTGCGTATGGCGTTTTCTGTGTGCGTTTATCTCTTGACAGACAGCCAGGTTGTGGCTGCGTCCTGGTACCAGGAACAACGATGCAGAACACGGGAGTGCAGATACGTCTGTGAGCTCCTGGCCGCATCTTCTTTGGATACAGAGCccggagtggaattgctggatagtAAGGTAGGGAGTTCTAGATTTAGAATTTGAGGAGactccgtactgttttccacagtggctgcaccgaCTGTGTCCCCAACGACCACACGCAAGGTTCTCTCTTCTCCGCGTTTGCTAGCACGTGTTGTCTTTGTCACTTTCCCAGCAGTCAAGTGTCTCTAGCACGCGCAGTGACATCTCCCTGGCTCTGCTGTGTGCCCCCCTGAGGACTGGTGGGTGTTGAGACCTTCCCATGTCCTGTTTGGTCGTCTGGGCATCATCTTTTGAGACACATCTGTTCAGGTCCTGTGCCCGTTTAAAAACCGGGTGGTTGTTACTTTGCGTTGAGTTGTGTGAGGTCCTTGTGTATTGCAGAAGTAGCCCCTTATCAGACATGTGGTTTGCACACATCTTCTCCGTTGCATACACTGCCTTTCCTGTGACTGTTTCCTGTGCTGGCAGGAGGTTTTATTTGCCGGACCCCCCTGGTCTGTCTCTGTCTTTGCTGCCCGTGCTTTTGGTGCCATATCCACAGAAAGTTTGTCCACACCCATGTCACGaagcccacccccccacccccccgtgTTTCCTTCTTGTTCGGTCATGGTTTCAGGCCCTGTGTTTAAGTCTCTGCTGCGTTTTGAGATGATTTCACATGTAGTGTGAGCTGAAGGTCCAGCTTCCCCCTCCTGCCTGCTGTCATCTAGCTCTTCCAGCACCGTTTTTTGAAGGCACTGTCCGTTCCCGTTCTGTATTCTGGGCACCTTGTGGAAGATCAGTTCACTGAGCTGCTTCGGGACAATTGTTTTCCAAATAAGGGAGCTCTCAGATCTCCCGGTTTCTTGGTTTCTCTGCAGCCTTGGGCAGAGTCATGGTTCCTGGTACTCGGTGTTTCTGTGGCTTTGGTGTCtgtgggctgggagaagcagccGCCTCCTCTCGGACTTATGGTGGGATTTTGCCCCAGCCCAGTTAGAGATTCTGGAGCCTCGGAGACGTCTCCCGGGGACCTGAGGCTCGCCGGCCCTCCTGTCCGGGGAGACGATGGTGTGCTCCCGCCGCGTCGAGCCCCTGCCCTGAGGGAGAAGTCTGAGGACCCCGTCCTCCTCTAACCCCCGAGGCCGAGCCGGCCGCACAGAGCCccattccttctcttcctgctttgcgGCCCCACGTGCGTCTGCGGCCTGGAGCGCTCATGAGCTGAGCAGCGACGGGGTCTCTGAGGCCTCAGGTCCCCAGTGCCCCGGAGCCTGGGGACGTGGTGTGGCTGGACCCACTGTCCTCCcggggaggagggggcctgggCCAAGGCGGGGTCCTCTCAGCCCTGAGCTGTGCTTGCCGGAGGGGAGACCGGGAAACAGAACCTGCTCTGTTTATCCTTTCCAAGTGGTTCTTCTCGGTTTTCTGCTCATTTGAGGTGTTGCAGCTCACTAGCTGGATTCTGCAGTTTGCATGAAAGTCTTTTGGCCCAAATAATCCTGGTTTATGAGTGTTTCTGTGCGAGATGAGGGCTGGGAGTTCCCGATCTGCCTTCTTGTGTAAAGCGCTgattaaaatttctgaaatgtgTCATAGTGAGGccagaaatggaaaatagaaatgataGTTAACtagtgtgcctgctaagtcgctcagccgtgtctgactctgcgaccccatggactgcagcccgtcaggctcctctgtccatggaattctccaggcaggaatactggagggggttgccacgccctcctccaggggatcgtccccaccccgggatggaacccaagtctcctatgtctcctgcaccggcaggcaggttcttcaccagtatgccagctgggaagtcctgagagtccacatgcacacacaggggaAAACGAGAAGAGCAGGCGGGCGTCTGACGCCGTTTCTGTGGAGGGAAGTGCAGTTGGTAGGCTGCACTCGGGCCTCCCAGGCGGCTCagggggaaagaatctgcctgccagtgcaggagacgtaggtcgatccctgggttgggaagatgccctggaggaggaaatggcaacccacctcactattcttgcctgaagaatcccatggacagaggagcctgacgcaCACTGTCTGTggagtctcacagagttggacacgactgagtgcacacacacacacacacacacacacacacacacactcagagactGCAGACCCAGACAACGCCGCTGCCCCACTCCGCAGACCAGGGTGCTCCCTCCCTCAGTTCTGACAGCTTGTGTCTGCTCTCTAGGGTTTTGTAAATGGAGTATCATGTCCTCTGCACACGGGACGGTTTTGCCTCTTTCCTGCCGCCAAGTTGCATCCTTGtttcttgcctgattgctctgCCTGGACTCCAGTAGTATGCTGAACACAAATGCTGAGAGTGGGCGTCCTTGTCTTGTCCCAGAGTTTTagaaaggctttcagctttttttctttgagtACTGTGTTGACTGTGCTTGTcctaaatagcttttattatgttgagatgtcTTCCCTCTGTACTCACTTTGGTGAGTTTTTgtgatgaatggatgttgaattttatcaatgCTTTCCCTGAACCTATTAAGATGAGCatgttgttttgtcttttctcttgttGACGTGGTGATTCACatggattgatttgcatatgttgaattATCCCTGTGACCCTGGTATGAATCCAAgctgatcatggtgtgtgattcCTTTTGTGTGTTGTTGAATTCGGTTAGCTAATATTTTGTTGTGCATTTTGCGTGTATTTTCATAAACAGCTTTGTtctgtaacttttcttttttggttgtgtctttgtctggttttggtatcagggtggcggtggcttcatagaatgactttgggaGTGTTTCCTCCCCTTCTGTCTCCTGAAAGAGTTTGAAGAGGGCCAGTATAATCTCCTCTTTGTCAGTTTGGTAGAACTCCTTCATGCAGCCACCCAGCTCTGGCCTTTGGTTTGCATGGAGTTTTTATTGGTATGTTACAGATTCTGTGTCACTTCCCGTGGCTGCTCTGTTCAGGCTGTCTACATCTCCTAGACTCAGTTCTGGCAGGCTTGTGTCTGTAGAGACTCCTGCATCTCTTCTAAGTTTGCTGTCAGATTGGTCGACATACAGTCGTTCTTAGTACTCTCTTATAAACTTTTATATTTCTGAggtatcaatttttaaaaattatttattatttagttttggctgtgctggacttccctggtggctgagatggtaaagaatctgctgcaatgcaggagacctgggttcgatccctgggtggggaagatcccctggaggagggcagggcaacccactgcagtattctcacctggagaatctcacggacagaggagcctggcgggctacagtgcatggggtcgcagagagtcggacacgcctgagtgaaagaggacagtgctgggtcttcctgcTGCCCAGGGGCTTTTCCCACGTTGAGCTGAGCTCATCACAGCTTTTCTCTTCGCTGAGGTGCCTGGGCTCCTGGTTTTGATGGCGTGTCTTGTCGCAGGGCAGGGCTCTGAGCCCCCGGGCTCAGCATTTGCGGCCTGTGTGGGATCTTCTT of the Cervus canadensis isolate Bull #8, Minnesota chromosome 18, ASM1932006v1, whole genome shotgun sequence genome contains:
- the LOC122421184 gene encoding leukocyte immunoglobulin-like receptor subfamily A member 6, encoding MAPTLPALLCLGLSVGLRTQVQAGEPPPKPTIWAEPGSVVPWGSPVSIWCQGTLGAQEFRLDKEGISVPWDGQKPLEPGDKAKFSISLMTGQHAGHYRCYYLRGYHWSERSDPLELVVTGPYGKPSLSALPSPVVTSGGNVTLQCGSYQGFNRFLLTKEGEDESSRTLDGQWSPDRQTQALFPVGPVSPGHGWTFRCYGFYRDTPWVWSAPSDPLELLVSGLSGKPSLLSPRGPVVTSGQNLTLQCRSDAGYARFALSKEGGRDLPQRPAQRAQGGLSQADFPLGPVGTVHGGRYRCYGGHGLSSEWSAPSDPLELLVAGLLRDRPSLSARPGPSVAPGENVTLLCQSGNRTDTFLLSQEGAAHRPLRLRAQDQGGRFWAEFSLSPVSSAHGGTYRCYRALSTDPHQLSRPSEPLALLVSDYTVQNLIRMGAAASVLLLLGVLLCQARHDRGGARDAAGS